The nucleotide window GGCGGCGATTGCCTCGGCCTCCGGCGAATTGCTCGCCGGCAATACCGATCTGTCGGCACGTACCGAGGAGCAGGCAGCATCGCTCGAAGAGACCGCATCGTCGATGGAACAGTTGACGGCCACCGTCAAACAGAACGCCGACAACGCGCGTCAAGCCAGCCAGTTGGCCGCGAATGCGTCGGAGATTGCGGGCGAAGGCGGCCGCGTGGTGGAGCGTGCTGTCTCGTCGATGCAGGAAATCGCGGCCAGCTCGACGAAAATCAACGACATCATCGGTGTGATCGACGGCATCGCCTTCCAGACGAATATTCTGGCGCTCAACGCCGCCGTCGAAGCGGCCCGTGCGGGCGAACAGGGCCGGGGCTTCGCTGTCGTGGCCGGTGAAGTGCGTACGCTGGCGCAACGCAGCGCGGCCGCTGCCAAGGAAATCAAAGGGCTCATCGAGACGTCGGTCGGCAAGGTCGAAGACGGCTCGTCGCAAGTGCGCGAGGCTGGCCGCACCATGACCGACATCGTGCAGGCCGTGCAGCGCGTGACCGACATCATGGGTGAGATTTCTGCGGCATCGGCAGAGCAGTCTGGCGGTATCGAGCAGGTCAACACCGCCGTGATGCAGATGGATCAGGTCACACAGCAGAATGCCGCCCTCGTCGAAGAAGCCACGGCTGCCGCCGGCTCGCTCGAAGATCAGGCGCGCAACCTGCGCGAAGCCGTCGCCGTGTTCCAGTTGCCCGGCGGGCAGGCCCTGAACCCGATGCATGACGGCGACGACCTGGCACCCGCGGCCAACACCCCGCGCGGTGCCGTGCTCGCCTTCTCCCGCGAGCGCCACATCGCCTGATGAAGCAGGCTGACGCAGGCGGCTCGACCGCCTGCGTCAGTCGGTCGCAAAGCCCCGTGGCTGCTGGTCTTCGGGGCGAATTGCCTGCCAGCGCGGTAACGCGACATTGGAGTATGATGGCTGCTCCTATGTTTTTCCCACGCTTGGCAAAAGAGGTGCATCGTGCCCCGAGAAACTCCCATCGAGCGCTATCGCAATATTGGCATTAGCGCTCACATCGACGCTGGCAAGACAACGACGACCGAGCGGATCCTGTTCTACACGGGCGTCAATCACAAGCTCGGCGAAGTTCACGAAGGCGCAGCCACGATGGACTGGATGGAGCAGGAACAGGAGCGTGGCATCACGATTACGTCGGCTGCCACCACCTGCTTCTGGGCCGGTATGGCCGGCAACTATCCGCGCCACCGCATCAACATCATCGACACCCCCGGACACGTCGACTTCACGATTGAAGTCGAGCGTTCCATGCGTGTGCTCGATGGCGCCTGCATGGTCTACGACTCGGTCGGCGGCGTGCAGCCGCAGTCGGAAACGGTCTGGCGTCAGGCCAACAAGTACAAGGTGCCGCGCATCGCGTTCGTCAACAAGATGGACCGCGTTGGCGCCGACTTCTTCCGTGTGTACAAACAGATTCACGAGCGTCTGCGCGGCAACGCCGTGCCGATTCAGATTCCGATCGGCGCCGAAGACAACTTCCAGGGCGTGGTCGACCTGGTGAAGATGAAAGGCATCGTCTGGGACGAAGCGTCGAAGGGCGTGAAGTTCGACTACATCGACATTCCCGACAATCTGAAAGAAACCGCGCAGGAATGGCACGACAAGTTGATCGAGGCCGCCGCCGAAGCTGACGAAGCGCTGCTCGAGAAATACCTCGGCGGCGAAACCCTCACGGAAAGCGAGATCAAGGCCGGCCTGCGCAAGCGCACGGTCGCCGGCGAGATCGTGCCGATGCTGTGCGGTACGGCCTTCAAGAACAAGGGCGTGCAGGCCATGCTCGACGCGGTGATCGACTACCTGCCCTCGCCGATCGACGTGCCCGCCATTGCCGGTCACGACGAAGACGACAAGGTGATCGAGCGCCACCCGGCCGATGACGAGAAGTTCTCGGCGCTCGCGTTCAAGATCATGACCGACCCGTTCGTGGGCCAGTTGATCTTCTTCCGCGTGTACTCGGGCGTGATCGAATCGGGCGCGACGGTCTATAACCCGACCAAGAGCAAGAAAGAACGGATGGGGCGCATTCTTCAGATGCACGCCAACCAGCGCATCGAGTTGAAGGAAGTGCGCGCGGGCGATATCGCCGCGGCCGTGGGCCTGAAGGAAGCGACCACGGGCGACACGCTGTGCGACCCGGACGCGATCATCATCCTCGAGAAGATGGAATTCCCGGAGCCGGTGATTTCGCAGGCAGTCGAGCCGAAGACGAAGGTCGATCAGGAGAAGATGGGCCTGGCGCTCAATCGTCTCGCGCAGGAAGACCCGTCGTTCCGTGTGCAGACCGACGAAGAATCCGGCCAGACCATCATCTCGGGCATGGGCGAGTTGCACCTTGAAATTCTGGTCGATCGCATGCGCCGCGAGTTTGGCGTGGAAGCCACCGTCGGCAAGCCGCAGGTGGCCTATCGCGAAACCGTCCGCAAGAAAATCGAGGACGTACAGGGCAAGTTCGTCAAGCAGTCGGGCGGACGCGGTCAGTACGGCGACGTGGTCATCACGCTCGAACCGGACAAGGAAAAGCTTTACGAATTCGTGGATGCCATCAAGGGCGGCGTGGTGCCGCGCGAGTACATCCCGGCCGTGGACAAGGGCATTCGCGAAACGCTGCCGAACGGCGTGGTCGCCGGGTACCCGGTGGTCAACGTGAAGGTCACGCTCACGTTCGGCTCGTACCACGACGTGGACTCGAATGAAAACGCGTTCCGCATGGCCGGTTCGATGGCGTTCAAGGAAGCGATGCGCCGCGCCGAACCGGTGCTGCTCGAACCGATGATGGCGGTGGAAGTCGAGACGCCCGAGGAGTTCATGGGCAACGTGATGGGCGATCTGTCGAGCCGTCGCGGCATGTTGCAGGGCATGGACGACATCGCGGGCGGCGGCGGCAAGCTGGTGCGCGCCGAAGTGCCGCTGTCGGAAATGTTCGGCTACTCGACGTCGCTACGCTCGCTCACGCAAGGCCGCGCGACGTACACGATGGAGTTCAAGCAGTACGCAGAAGCCCCGAAGAACGTGGCCGAAGCGATCATTTCGTCGAAGAAGTAAGCTCGCCCCTCACGGGAGCCAGCCACGCCCGCTGCCGGGTCGTCATGAGAAGTGACGGCGATCCGGCAGCGGGCGTTTTTATTCACCCCGAGCGCGCCAGCACGCCCAGAGCGAGATCCATGACGATGTCACGCCGGTCATCGGCGGACGCCACGGCGGCCATCTGCTTGTCGAACGCGAAGTAGTAGTCCATCAACGCCGCATACTCGGGACGGGCATTCCCACCGATCTCGATGCCATCTTCGTTGGCCTTCATCATGTCCACCATCGTGCGGATGCCCGGTACCCAGTCATACAGCACATGGGTCACGAGATGCGGGCCGCACAGCTCGCTCAACGTACGCGTCAACCATGCCTCCGGAGCCTGTGTGGGCGCGCACAACCACTCGCGATAGCACGGCGGTGCCTCGCCGCCGGTCAGCGCCTGCCACTTGCGCCACATGTTGTCGTTGATGGCTTCGATGGCCGGATTGCCCGGCAGCGACGCCATGATGCCCACGTGCAACGGGCTGTACTGGTAGGCATGCGGCGGCACGATAAAACCGCTCACCGTCACATCGGCCAGCGCCAAGGCCTCGGGCAGCGTCGGCGGGCCGAATCGGAACTTGTCTCGCGGGTCGAACAAGATGCCGCCAAGGGCGTGCAGTACCCGGTAGCGCACGGCATCGTGCGGCGCACTCCAGTATTTCGCTGCCGTCAGCTCACGGAACATGGCAAACGACGGCGACGCCGCGAAGGCGCGGAAAAACGGTTCCTCGGTGAGGACGTTGACGGTGACGTTCGGTAAAGCGTCGAGTTGTTGGTGCAACGATGGCGCCTGCGTCCGGGATTTCATGACGTGGAGTTGCACGGTAAACGCCGGGGACGCTTTCTCGAAACTGTGGGCCAGGCGCGCGAGATTGGCAAAAACCACCATCGACATCCGCCCACCGAGCCATACCGTATGCGCCACACGAGGTAGCGGCCTGCGCACCGTCACAGGCGGCAACGGTACGGCGTGCGCGGCAAACCGATACCCCATGCGCTTGAGCCGGTATTGCTGCTGTGCGGCACTTATCACGGGGTCGGTGGCCGGCGTCGGCGCTGGACGTTTGAACCACTCGTCGACCACGCCATCGTTGCCGAAGTACTGTCGGGTGCCATCGAGACGTCCGGCGTACCAGAGGTCGTAGGCCAAATCTCTGTGCACCGGCACTTCGCCGCCTTCGAAGCGGATAGCGAAGGCGAGCGTCTCGGGCTTGCGCACGGCCTCGGTGCAATCGAGTTCGTCGGCAAATCGCCGGGCGATAACGCTACGTTTGAGCACAGGGGGGACGGCCGGCGTCGCGGCAGGCGTGGCGGCAACGAAAGCGCGTGGCAATGGGGATGACGTGGAAACAAGCATGAGCCGGGAAGTGGAGGCGTGAACGGAACGAACACCGTATCCGGCTGCGGTGCGCCTGCTTTTGTCCACCACCGGCCGCCATTGGCATTGCGCCCCGGCGAGACGCGGTGCTACGCTGACCATCTGTCGCTTTTGGCATGACGCGCTTTGCGTTACCTACGGCTCTGCCTCCCCGCCTCGTCACTATGAAAAACATCCTCAGCATCCAGTCGCATGTGGTCTTCGGACATGCCGGCAACAGCGCCGCCGAGTTTCCGATGCGTCGTCTCGGCGTGAACGTCTGGCCGATCAACACGGTGCAATTCTCGAATCACACGCAATACGGCAAGTGGACCGGGCAGGCGCTGCCAAGCGAAGAAATTCTGCGGCTGGTCGACGGCATCGCCGATATTGGCGAGCTGGCCAATTGCGACGCAGTGCTATCCGGTTATCTCGGCGCCCCCGAGCAAGCGGGCTTCGTGGTCGAGGCCGTGCGGCGCGTGAAGCAGGCCAACCCGGCAGCCATCTATCTGTGCGACCCGGTCATGGGGCATCCGGAGAAAGGGTGTCAGGTCAAACCGGGGATTGAGCAATATCTGGTCGAGCACATGCCGGACGTGGCCGACATCATGACGCCCAATCATCTCGAACTGGAGAAGCTCTCACAGCATCCGATCGATACGTTCGACGATGCCGTCGCCGCCTGTCGCGCGCTGCTCGCACGGGGGCCGAAGATGGTGCTGGTCAAGCATCTGGAATACACGGGTAAGCCTGCCGACCGATTCGACATGCTCGTGGTCACTGCCGACGAAGCCTGGCATGGTTCGCGCCCGCTCTACCCGTTCTCGCGACATCCCGTGGGCGTGGGCGACCTGACCTCGGGCATCTTTCTCGCGCGTTTGCTCAAGGGCGATACGGTGCGGGCCGCGTTCGAACACACGCTGGCCGCCGTCGACGCCGTGCTGTCGGTCACGCATCTGGCCGGGCGCTATGAGCTGGAAATCGTTCGCGCACAGGACGAGATCGTGAACCCGCCGCGCCGTTACGAAGCACGGGCGGTGTAAGGTGAGCGCGATGCGCCATCGCTGATGGCGGCGGGGGCATCCGCCGGGGCCAACGCCTCGACCGATGCCCTCTGCCGTTCACTGACCGGCCAACTCAGTACGCGCGCAAATGCTCGGCGTGGTGCGTCAGGTGGTCGGCCATGAAGGTCTGGATGAAGTAGTAACCGTGGTCGTAGCCGTTATGGCGGCGCAGGTTCAGCGGCTGGCCGGCGTCACGACAGGCACGCTCGAAGATGTCCGGATGCAGTTGGGCTTCGAGAAACTGGTCGTTCAACCCCTGATCGATCAGAATGC belongs to Pandoraea norimbergensis and includes:
- a CDS encoding methyl-accepting chemotaxis protein yields the protein MRIADLKIRTRLAIGFGTLLVLLLAMLTIALVRFVAIERANEMLLTSAWSKADAAHTIDAMVRGNGRRLLEVFTTNDAALRKTYNERIDVNLARIAQAQQVLDKYVTSDDGRALLASIRQHNETFQKARTAVNTQLAADQREAALGVVEREALPALDAMQAEAVDLVKLQQKIVDETGAATSADIVFAKWLLAAIGAAAAIVGIGAAWSVTRSVTRPIARAVQIAERVAQGDLTSRIEVTSRDETGQLMAALKHMNESLDQIVRRVRTGTAAIASASGELLAGNTDLSARTEEQAASLEETASSMEQLTATVKQNADNARQASQLAANASEIAGEGGRVVERAVSSMQEIAASSTKINDIIGVIDGIAFQTNILALNAAVEAARAGEQGRGFAVVAGEVRTLAQRSAAAAKEIKGLIETSVGKVEDGSSQVREAGRTMTDIVQAVQRVTDIMGEISAASAEQSGGIEQVNTAVMQMDQVTQQNAALVEEATAAAGSLEDQARNLREAVAVFQLPGGQALNPMHDGDDLAPAANTPRGAVLAFSRERHIA
- the fusA gene encoding elongation factor G, whose protein sequence is MPRETPIERYRNIGISAHIDAGKTTTTERILFYTGVNHKLGEVHEGAATMDWMEQEQERGITITSAATTCFWAGMAGNYPRHRINIIDTPGHVDFTIEVERSMRVLDGACMVYDSVGGVQPQSETVWRQANKYKVPRIAFVNKMDRVGADFFRVYKQIHERLRGNAVPIQIPIGAEDNFQGVVDLVKMKGIVWDEASKGVKFDYIDIPDNLKETAQEWHDKLIEAAAEADEALLEKYLGGETLTESEIKAGLRKRTVAGEIVPMLCGTAFKNKGVQAMLDAVIDYLPSPIDVPAIAGHDEDDKVIERHPADDEKFSALAFKIMTDPFVGQLIFFRVYSGVIESGATVYNPTKSKKERMGRILQMHANQRIELKEVRAGDIAAAVGLKEATTGDTLCDPDAIIILEKMEFPEPVISQAVEPKTKVDQEKMGLALNRLAQEDPSFRVQTDEESGQTIISGMGELHLEILVDRMRREFGVEATVGKPQVAYRETVRKKIEDVQGKFVKQSGGRGQYGDVVITLEPDKEKLYEFVDAIKGGVVPREYIPAVDKGIRETLPNGVVAGYPVVNVKVTLTFGSYHDVDSNENAFRMAGSMAFKEAMRRAEPVLLEPMMAVEVETPEEFMGNVMGDLSSRRGMLQGMDDIAGGGGKLVRAEVPLSEMFGYSTSLRSLTQGRATYTMEFKQYAEAPKNVAEAIISSKK
- the pdxY gene encoding pyridoxal kinase PdxY — translated: MKNILSIQSHVVFGHAGNSAAEFPMRRLGVNVWPINTVQFSNHTQYGKWTGQALPSEEILRLVDGIADIGELANCDAVLSGYLGAPEQAGFVVEAVRRVKQANPAAIYLCDPVMGHPEKGCQVKPGIEQYLVEHMPDVADIMTPNHLELEKLSQHPIDTFDDAVAACRALLARGPKMVLVKHLEYTGKPADRFDMLVVTADEAWHGSRPLYPFSRHPVGVGDLTSGIFLARLLKGDTVRAAFEHTLAAVDAVLSVTHLAGRYELEIVRAQDEIVNPPRRYEARAV